One segment of Drosophila ananassae strain 14024-0371.13 chromosome 3R, ASM1763931v2, whole genome shotgun sequence DNA contains the following:
- the LOC6498463 gene encoding ATPase family protein 2 homolog, producing MPPKSNSKKNQASWFHCETCGAHIPSKARDNHEEICPTLSQGEIDPNSTAEFVRSGVLYTTSVQQRNFEVDSLKDLPLKYTNMIIFLSEGAMQLAQLHIGQHVVIQALATEEPPLVRIVWPIPEQFLSTIFVNDADFKFHWTSLRGKLLKICALDTSRLIAASSISLRQMNSKEAPLRAEQLQDATHIVKKDIVNHIYCVGSRIRTNFFNKSLTFAFEHWQSSVEETLSNLSLESKPLTFVQVTNVTKLQLVNGAEEHPQEKQPSSSRITKSQIGGLDRHLQLVEESMEYALGFRKLPAGLKVSRGMLLYGATGCGKSMILEAMSSVAEERSHGHIKLIPINSCEVYSKFLGETEKRLAEIFELAYNHYPHPTLLLIEDIHNLCPKQEPTDLVKRVSLSFLSLLDQLNSPRNLKGSKTFVLATSSQIEALHPSIRRAGRLDSEVELGAPSPTARKDIIKCLTSSVQNILGEEDLEHMASITHGYVGADLANLVYAGMLNAHPNPLQLQHLQAALTRIKPSAMREVLIECPNVQWSDIGGQSELRLAMQQAIEWPLLHAEKFQRLGIKPPRGILMFGPPGCSKTMIAKALATESKLNFLSIKGPELFSMWVGESERAVREVFRRARQVAPAIVFFDEIDAIGGERADGDSGSSSVKERVLTQLLTEMDGVEALQNVTIVAATNRPDMIDKALLRPGRIDRILYVGLPKAEARREILKIKLRAMPLADGVDMEKLVQLTDGYSGAEIQAVCHEAALRALEQSFEAEHVQWADFEHALKAVPPRTSPELLKLYEDYLKR from the exons TACACCAACATGATCATCTTCCTCTCCGAGGGAGCTATGCAACTGGCGCAGCTACATATCGGTCAGCACGTGGTTATTCAGGCGTTGGCGACGGAAGAGCCACCTTTGGTAAGGATCGTATGGCCAATTCCGGAGCAGTTCCTTTCCACCATCTTTGTGAACGATGCGG ACTTCAAATTCCATTGGACCTCACTGCGGGGAAAACTCTTGAAAATATGCGCCCTGGACACGAGTCGACTTATAGCCGCTTCCAGCATCTCACTTCGTCAGATGAACAGCAAAGAGGCACCTTTGCGCGCAGAACAGCTTCAGGACGCTACCCACATAGTGAAAAAGGACATTGTGAACCATATCTATTGCGTGGGCAGTCGAATTCGTACAAATTTCTTCAACAAATCGCTGACTTTCGCTTTCGAGCACTGGCAAAGTTCTGTGGAGGAAACTTTGTCGAATCTTAGTCTGGAATCCAAGCCCCTAACTTTTGTACAGGTCACTAATGTCACGAAGCTCCAATTGGTAAATGGAGCTGAGGAACATCCTCAGGAGAAACAGCCGAGCAGTAGTCGCATCACGAAGTCCCAAATCGGTGGCCTAGACAGACACTTGCAGCTGGTTGAGGAAAGCATGGAGTATGCTTTGGGTTTCAGGAAATTACCAGCAG GCCTTAAGGTTTCCCGTGGAATGCTACTCTATGGGGCTACCGGCTGCGGAAAGTCCATGATCCTGGAGGCCATGTCCTCGGTGGCCGAGGAACGCAGCCACGGGCACATCAAACTGATACCCATCAATAGCTGCGAAGTGTATAGCAAATTCCTTGGCGAAACGGAAAAGAGACTGGCTGAAATTTTTGAACTGGCATACAATCACTATCCGCATCCCACTCTCCTGCTGATTGAGGACATCCACAACCTGTGTCCCAAGCAAGAACCCACTGACTTGGTCAAGCGCGTCTCGCTCTCCTTTCTTTCCCTTCTGGATCAGCTGAATAGTCCCCGGAATCTAAAGGGAAGTAAAACTTTTGTGTTGGCGACAAGCTCGCAGATTGAGGCACTGCATCCGAGTATACGAAGAGCTGGTCGGTTGGACAGCGAAGTTGAGCTAGGGGCGCCTAGTCCCACAGCCAGAAAGGACATCATCAAGTGTCTGACGTCTTCAGTACAAAACATACTAGGTGAAGAGGATCTGGAGCACATGGCGTCCATAACTCACGGCTACGTAGGAGCGGATTTGGCGAATTTGGTTTATGCAGGAATGCTAAATGCTCACCCGAATCCCCTGCAGCTCCAGCATCTTCAGGCAGCCTTGACACGCATCAAGCCCTCAGCCATGCGAGAGGTACTAATTGAGTGCCCCAATGTGCAGTGGTCGGATATCGGGGGTCAGTCCGAGCTCCGTTTGGCGATGCAGCAGGCGATTGAGTGGCCGCTGCTCCACGCGGAAAAGTTCCAGCGATTGGGCATCAAGCCACCCAGAGGAATCCTTATGTTCGGCCCACCAGGCTGTTCGAAAACAATGATAGCCAAAGCCCTGGCCACGGAGAGCAAACTAAACTTCCTGTCCATCAAAGGGCCGGAACTCTTCTCGATGTGGGTGGGTGAGTCTGAGAGGGCGGTGCGGGAGGTGTTCCGGAGAGCTCGTCAGGTGGCTCCTGCCATAGTTTTCTTTGATGAAATTGACGCTATCGGTGGGGAGAGAGCGGACGGTGATTCAGGGTCGTCCTCGGTGAAGGAACGCGTCCTGACGCAGTTGCTCACCGAAATGGATGGCGTGGAGGCCCTGCAGAACGTAACCATTGTGGCGGCCACCAATCGACCTGATATGATCGACAAGGCTCTCCTCCGTCCGGGAAGAATCGATCGGATTCTCTACGTCGGATTGCCGAAAGCCGAAGCCCGCCGGGAAATCCTGAAGATCAAACTGCGAGCAATGCCTCTAGCCGATGGAGTGGACATGGAGAAGTTGGTGCAACTAACGGATGGATATTCTGGTGCGGAGATTCAGGCCGTGTGTCATGAGGCAGCACTGAGGGCTCTGGAGCAGAGCTTTGAGGCGGAGCATGTTCAGTGGGCGGACTTCGAGCATGCCCTCAAGGCGGTGCCACCAAGGACCAGTCCGGAACTGTTGAAACTCTACGAAGATTATCTGAAAAGGTAA